From a region of the Streptomyces venezuelae genome:
- a CDS encoding DUF4436 domain-containing protein — translation MSNPHRPARPARRVPLLPGLVLIAVVAAVTVGAWLQFGERQALDTVYTAGRADPDRIDVDATIQRVDAAGREMTLRVLVTPRGALAEADGVSPTEDLTIQTSTAIRGDLTFKAHQRIATTDVPVALTGGSITDYPFDAYGADVEFGAVSGGEKVPVRVTLSNNDVLFSATVDASSTQGVAVLDVGLARSNSVFVFAVFMMLAMWALAVSVLIGSWYLVTRRKGLTWPALGWMAATLFALAAFRNTAPGAPPIGCLLDYIAFLWAETVIAFCLVTVVVAGIRAEPPATTSSDTP, via the coding sequence GTGTCGAACCCCCACCGCCCCGCGCGACCCGCGCGCCGCGTCCCGCTGCTGCCGGGCCTGGTCCTGATCGCCGTCGTCGCGGCGGTCACCGTGGGGGCGTGGCTCCAGTTCGGGGAACGTCAGGCGCTGGACACGGTGTACACGGCGGGGCGCGCCGACCCGGACCGCATCGACGTCGACGCCACGATCCAGCGCGTCGACGCCGCGGGCCGCGAGATGACCCTGCGCGTCCTGGTCACTCCCCGGGGCGCCCTGGCCGAGGCCGACGGGGTCTCCCCCACCGAGGACCTCACCATCCAGACCTCGACGGCCATCCGGGGCGACCTGACCTTCAAGGCGCACCAGCGCATCGCGACGACGGACGTCCCCGTGGCCCTGACGGGCGGTTCGATCACGGACTACCCCTTCGACGCCTACGGGGCGGACGTCGAGTTCGGTGCCGTGTCGGGTGGCGAGAAGGTCCCCGTCCGCGTGACGCTCTCCAACAACGACGTCCTCTTCTCGGCGACGGTCGACGCCTCGTCGACGCAGGGCGTCGCGGTCCTCGACGTCGGCCTGGCCCGCTCCAACAGCGTCTTCGTCTTCGCGGTCTTCATGATGCTCGCCATGTGGGCGCTCGCCGTCTCGGTCCTGATCGGCAGCTGGTATCTGGTCACCCGCCGCAAGGGCCTGACCTGGCCCGCCCTCGGCTGGATGGCCGCGACCCTCTTCGCGCTGGCAGCCTTCCGCAACACGGCCCCGGGCGCGCCGCCCATCGGCTGCCTGCTCGACTACATCGCCTTCCTCTGGGCGGAGACGGTGATCGCGTTCTGCCTCGTCACGGTGGTCGTCGCGGGCATCCGCGCCGAACCCCCGGCCACGACGTCCTCGGACACGCCGTAG
- a CDS encoding agmatine deiminase family protein, with protein sequence MSFTPPTRRSVLRTFAGIGAAVFGAAACGPAESGKEPGPAGSSQPAPDGKRRFGAEWESHTRTFMSWPALASVWEQDLPYVREDIARIARAVGGYEEVIMMARPDQVDAAQKAVGSQVEVIPLAVDDLWARDTVPVFVEEGAEVVGVDFNFNGWGNKQEHSNDAQVGRLLLQKYGIPRVQAPLVAEGGSFETDGEGTLMVTESSIVNDNRNKGKSRDTIEAELKQTLGVQKVIWLAGVRGEDITDAHVDSLVRFTAPGVVLLDRAHPGTPPDSWSRSADQAKSVLSKSTDARGRRFEVVDLPQPDLNRITGEGDDFVSTYANFYVANDSVFMPQFGDRKADDRARGILREHFPKRDVVMVKIDTIASGGGGIHCSTHDQPGKPAA encoded by the coding sequence GTGTCGTTCACTCCCCCCACCCGCCGCTCCGTCCTCCGCACCTTCGCCGGGATCGGCGCCGCCGTCTTCGGTGCGGCCGCCTGCGGTCCCGCCGAGTCCGGCAAGGAGCCGGGCCCCGCTGGCTCCTCCCAGCCGGCCCCGGACGGAAAGCGCCGGTTCGGCGCCGAGTGGGAGAGCCACACCCGTACCTTCATGTCCTGGCCGGCCCTCGCCTCGGTCTGGGAGCAGGACCTGCCCTACGTCCGTGAGGACATCGCCCGGATCGCGCGGGCCGTCGGCGGCTACGAAGAAGTGATCATGATGGCCCGGCCCGACCAGGTGGACGCGGCCCAGAAGGCCGTCGGCTCGCAGGTCGAGGTGATCCCGCTCGCCGTCGACGACCTGTGGGCCCGCGACACCGTCCCGGTGTTCGTCGAGGAGGGCGCCGAGGTCGTCGGCGTCGACTTCAACTTCAACGGCTGGGGCAACAAGCAGGAGCACTCGAACGACGCCCAGGTCGGGCGCCTGCTGCTGCAGAAGTACGGGATCCCCAGGGTCCAGGCCCCGCTCGTCGCCGAAGGCGGTTCGTTCGAGACCGACGGCGAGGGCACCCTGATGGTCACCGAGAGCTCGATCGTCAACGACAACCGCAACAAGGGGAAGTCCCGGGACACCATCGAGGCCGAGCTCAAGCAGACCCTGGGGGTCCAGAAGGTCATCTGGCTGGCCGGCGTACGCGGCGAGGACATCACCGACGCGCACGTGGACAGCCTCGTACGCTTCACCGCCCCCGGAGTGGTCCTGCTGGACCGTGCCCACCCCGGCACCCCGCCGGACTCCTGGTCCCGCTCCGCCGATCAGGCGAAGTCCGTCCTGTCGAAGTCGACGGACGCCCGCGGCCGCCGTTTCGAGGTCGTCGACCTGCCGCAGCCGGACCTGAACCGGATCACCGGCGAGGGGGACGATTTCGTCTCCACCTATGCCAATTTCTACGTCGCCAACGACTCGGTGTTCATGCCGCAGTTCGGGGACCGCAAGGCGGACGACCGCGCCCGCGGCATCCTGCGGGAGCACTTCCCCAAGCGGGACGTCGTCATGGTGAAGATCGACACCATCGCCTCGGGCGGCGGCGGCATCCACTGCTCGACCCACGACCAGCCCGGCAAGCCCGCGGCCTGA
- a CDS encoding TetR/AcrR family transcriptional regulator: MSDRRRAILEGAARVIARRGVRGLRVTDLAAEAGVSTALIYYHFKDRTGILRHALAFIGDRADRYTGAAEEAGAAPLAGDPRRLLERILLLEFQDLPEVRENSTAWGELRAHTIFDPELREELTAAGAAWVEEVADLLAAACPAAPGAAVGAAAERLTALLEGLSGRWLSGLLPAAHARDLMRGAIGVEIGRLGFRHHVN, encoded by the coding sequence GTGTCGGATCGAAGAAGGGCCATCCTGGAGGGCGCCGCCCGGGTCATCGCACGCCGCGGGGTCCGCGGACTGCGGGTGACCGACCTGGCCGCCGAGGCCGGCGTGTCGACCGCCTTGATCTACTACCACTTCAAGGACCGGACGGGCATCCTGCGGCACGCCCTGGCCTTCATCGGCGACCGGGCCGACCGCTACACGGGCGCCGCCGAGGAGGCGGGCGCCGCCCCCCTGGCCGGGGACCCGCGCCGGCTTCTGGAGCGGATCCTGCTGCTCGAATTCCAGGACCTGCCCGAGGTGCGCGAGAACAGTACGGCCTGGGGGGAGCTGCGGGCCCACACGATCTTCGACCCGGAGCTGCGCGAGGAGCTCACCGCGGCCGGCGCGGCCTGGGTGGAGGAGGTCGCCGACCTGCTGGCCGCCGCGTGCCCGGCGGCGCCGGGCGCCGCCGTCGGCGCCGCCGCCGAGCGGCTGACCGCCCTCCTGGAGGGCCTGAGCGGCCGCTGGCTGAGCGGCCTGCTGCCCGCGGCGCACGCCCGCGACCTGATGCGCGGGGCGATCGGAGTCGAAATCGGCAGGCTCGGGTTCCGTCATCACGTGAATTGA
- a CDS encoding serine/threonine-protein kinase has protein sequence MFAQTPGVQSALTALSADDPHEIGGYRLHARLGSGGMGVVYLAYTPGGRPIALKAVRREFAADPEFRERFAQEVASARRIHGLFTAQVVDSGEDDHTPWLATAYVPGPSLHQVVQRHGPLPVRTVLLLVAGIAEALQEIHRVGVVHRDLKPANVLVAGDGPRVIDFGIARAADAAALTGTGLRIGTAAFMAPEQALGHPVTPATDVFALGALAGFVAGGVPPFGNGPESGALYRVVHEHPDLSRIPPELHDLLSWCLAKSAQDRPTTADLIAAVHAHPLVGPRPEFTDGWLPRPVLEEVGGRAGADPGAVPAGSAGSGRPGSPVPEHLQATRAAAAYPAAGPGGTMPYAPGPAAPVTPVTPVTPVTPVTPAAPASPEASVAPVAPVTPARRDRRRDRSRLPVVALAAAALLACGGGAYWFGFPPEEDEAPAAEPAAAPPRPTASAYVPGYAQAELTAPDSGYEFDLRAGKVVPVETAAWYLARGSDAFLLSEESDAFVADGSGELTPDDCARGIETRPVTTLPFKALAKERPFCVRSPDQREVAIVRLVEATPAGSVTIAVEHFRKA, from the coding sequence ATGTTCGCTCAGACTCCCGGCGTACAGTCCGCCCTCACGGCCCTGTCCGCCGACGACCCCCACGAGATCGGTGGCTACCGCCTCCACGCCCGGCTCGGCTCCGGCGGCATGGGGGTGGTCTACCTGGCGTACACGCCGGGTGGCCGGCCCATCGCGCTGAAGGCGGTGCGGCGGGAGTTCGCCGCGGATCCGGAGTTCCGCGAGCGCTTCGCCCAGGAGGTGGCGAGCGCCCGCCGGATCCACGGCCTCTTCACGGCTCAGGTGGTCGACTCGGGCGAGGACGACCACACCCCGTGGCTGGCCACGGCCTACGTACCCGGCCCCTCGCTGCACCAGGTCGTGCAGCGGCACGGGCCGCTGCCGGTGCGCACGGTGCTGCTGCTCGTCGCCGGCATCGCCGAGGCCCTCCAGGAGATCCACCGGGTGGGCGTCGTTCACCGGGACCTCAAACCGGCGAACGTGCTCGTCGCGGGGGACGGGCCGCGGGTGATCGACTTCGGCATCGCGCGCGCCGCCGACGCCGCCGCCCTGACCGGTACCGGCCTGCGGATCGGCACCGCCGCGTTCATGGCGCCGGAGCAGGCGCTGGGCCATCCGGTGACGCCGGCGACCGACGTGTTCGCGCTCGGGGCGCTCGCCGGGTTCGTGGCGGGCGGGGTCCCGCCCTTCGGGAACGGGCCGGAGTCCGGCGCCCTGTACCGGGTGGTCCACGAGCATCCGGACCTCAGCCGGATCCCCCCTGAGCTGCACGACCTGCTGTCGTGGTGCCTGGCCAAGTCCGCGCAGGACCGTCCCACGACCGCCGATCTGATCGCCGCCGTCCATGCGCACCCGCTCGTGGGCCCGCGGCCGGAGTTCACCGACGGCTGGCTGCCCCGGCCGGTGCTGGAGGAGGTCGGGGGCCGGGCCGGCGCCGACCCGGGCGCGGTGCCCGCGGGGTCCGCCGGGTCCGGCCGGCCGGGGTCGCCCGTACCGGAGCACCTCCAGGCGACCAGGGCGGCGGCTGCGTACCCCGCCGCCGGGCCGGGCGGGACGATGCCGTACGCCCCGGGCCCGGCGGCTCCCGTGACTCCCGTGACTCCCGTGACCCCCGTGACTCCGGTGACTCCGGCGGCCCCCGCGAGCCCGGAGGCCTCCGTCGCCCCCGTCGCCCCCGTGACCCCCGCCCGGCGTGACCGGCGGCGCGACCGGAGCCGGCTGCCCGTGGTCGCCCTGGCCGCCGCAGCCCTGCTGGCCTGCGGCGGCGGCGCCTACTGGTTCGGCTTCCCCCCGGAGGAGGACGAGGCCCCCGCCGCGGAGCCCGCTGCCGCCCCGCCCCGGCCGACGGCCTCGGCGTACGTGCCCGGATATGCGCAGGCCGAGCTCACCGCCCCGGATTCCGGTTACGAGTTCGACCTGCGCGCCGGAAAAGTCGTCCCCGTCGAGACGGCCGCCTGGTACCTCGCACGCGGCTCCGACGCCTTTCTCCTCTCCGAGGAGTCGGACGCCTTCGTCGCGGACGGAAGCGGAGAGCTGACCCCGGACGACTGCGCGCGGGGCATCGAGACCCGGCCCGTGACGACCCTGCCCTTCAAGGCGCTCGCCAAGGAGCGCCCCTTCTGTGTACGAAGCCCTGACCAGCGGGAAGTCGCGATCGTACGGCTCGTGGAGGCTACCCCCGCAGGGTCCGTGACGATCGCCGTGGAGCACTTCCGCAAGGCCTGA
- a CDS encoding agmatine deiminase family protein, with amino-acid sequence MDMNPRTSRRRVLQFGAAAVPLAALGSALPSLVQTASAAQDATGTLRMPAETDRHVRTYMAWPALSSVWGSGLSAVRRDIAEVAHTISRYEPVVVLARPGQVAEARYQCGLGAYYGIQVIGIPNDDLWIRDFGPTFVVAPGAVAGVDTNFNGWGKAGTKYAQPFANDAAAARTLLAEYEVNRIRAGFVGEGGSLETDGEGTLLATVSSMVNANRNPGMGQAQVEQAMKTALGIDKVIWVPGLAGEDITDCHIDCLARFVGPGRVILDKPGPVADKKWVAVYEETKRALQSATDARGRRLSITELPGPDRREISGRGDEFLSSYTNYYTANGAVIAPRFGDGYADGVAYAILQAAYPGYRVEQLLIDGIASGGGGIHCATQSHPAAPPAL; translated from the coding sequence ATGGACATGAACCCCCGCACCTCTCGCCGGCGAGTGCTCCAGTTCGGCGCGGCGGCCGTGCCGCTAGCGGCCCTCGGCTCCGCCCTCCCCTCGCTGGTGCAGACGGCCTCGGCCGCCCAGGACGCCACCGGCACGCTCCGCATGCCCGCCGAGACCGACCGGCACGTCCGGACGTACATGGCCTGGCCCGCCCTCTCCTCGGTGTGGGGCAGCGGCCTCTCGGCGGTGCGCAGGGACATCGCCGAGGTGGCCCACACGATCTCGCGCTACGAGCCGGTCGTGGTGCTGGCGCGCCCCGGCCAGGTCGCCGAGGCCCGCTACCAGTGCGGACTGGGCGCCTACTACGGCATCCAGGTCATCGGCATACCCAACGACGACCTCTGGATCCGCGACTTCGGCCCCACCTTCGTCGTCGCCCCGGGTGCCGTCGCCGGTGTGGACACCAACTTCAACGGCTGGGGCAAGGCCGGTACGAAGTACGCGCAGCCCTTCGCCAACGACGCGGCGGCGGCCCGCACGCTCCTCGCCGAGTACGAAGTGAACCGGATCCGGGCCGGCTTCGTCGGCGAGGGCGGCTCGCTGGAGACCGACGGCGAGGGAACCCTGCTGGCCACGGTCAGTTCGATGGTGAACGCCAACCGGAACCCGGGCATGGGCCAGGCCCAGGTCGAGCAGGCCATGAAGACGGCGCTGGGCATCGACAAGGTCATCTGGGTGCCCGGCCTCGCCGGCGAGGACATCACCGACTGCCACATCGACTGCCTGGCCCGTTTCGTCGGTCCCGGCCGCGTCATCCTCGACAAGCCCGGCCCCGTCGCGGACAAGAAGTGGGTGGCCGTCTACGAGGAGACCAAGCGGGCCCTGCAGAGCGCCACCGACGCCCGGGGCCGCCGCCTGTCCATCACGGAGCTGCCCGGCCCGGACCGGCGCGAGATCAGCGGCCGGGGCGACGAGTTCCTGTCCAGCTACACCAACTACTACACGGCGAACGGCGCGGTGATCGCGCCGCGGTTCGGCGACGGTTACGCCGACGGCGTCGCCTACGCCATCCTCCAGGCCGCCTACCCGGGTTATCGCGTCGAGCAGCTCCTGATCGACGGCATCGCCTCCGGTGGCGGCGGCATCCACTGCGCCACCCAGTCCCACCCGGCCGCGCCGCCGGCGCTCTGA
- a CDS encoding TetR/AcrR family transcriptional regulator, which produces MSSRSTQILEAAARVIARRGVRGLRVEELAAEAGVSTALIYYHFKDRTGVLRQTLEFINDRAERYTTERDPDDPPLTPREELEETLLLELQDTVEVRENSSAWGELRASAVFDEVLREDLARATLVWVQEVAALLGQVQPMVPASALAAAAERLTALLEGLSMRWLSGGIKIDHARELMRGAVDAELSGLGQA; this is translated from the coding sequence ATGTCGTCTCGTAGTACTCAGATCCTCGAAGCGGCCGCCCGGGTGATCGCCCGCCGCGGTGTGCGCGGGCTGCGCGTGGAGGAGCTCGCGGCCGAGGCAGGCGTTTCCACCGCCCTGATCTACTACCACTTCAAGGACCGTACGGGCGTCCTGCGCCAGACGCTGGAGTTCATCAACGACCGCGCCGAGCGCTACACCACCGAACGCGATCCGGACGATCCGCCGCTGACCCCGCGCGAAGAGCTGGAGGAGACCCTCCTGCTGGAACTCCAGGACACCGTGGAGGTACGGGAGAACAGCTCGGCCTGGGGCGAACTCCGGGCGAGCGCCGTGTTCGACGAGGTCCTGCGGGAGGACCTGGCGCGGGCGACCCTGGTGTGGGTCCAGGAGGTGGCCGCGCTGCTGGGCCAGGTCCAGCCGATGGTGCCGGCCTCGGCGCTCGCGGCCGCCGCCGAGCGGCTCACCGCCCTGCTGGAGGGGCTGAGCATGCGCTGGCTGAGCGGCGGTATCAAGATCGACCATGCCCGCGAGCTGATGCGGGGCGCCGTCGACGCCGAGCTCTCGGGGCTCGGGCAGGCCTGA
- a CDS encoding agmatine/peptidylarginine deiminase, whose product MTEFRMPAEWSPHDGCLMAWPTREELWGSVLAEVKEEYADVARAIAAFEPVTMVAPPGFGEDARARCGDGVTVIELPLDDSWFRDSAPLFVLDGDGNRAGVDFRFNAWGRKHHPFDADDRVSGLLLEHLGVDRIPSGMILEGGAITVDGEGTLITTEQCLLHPNRNPGMNRDQIEAELKSRLGVTKVIWLPYGGLLDTETDGHVDGVCAFAAPGTVVVSLPSDPDHPDYARMRANRAVLEATTDARGRRLEIVDVPQTAFADVADGEIEVSYLNYYVANGGVVVPVAGVPQDEEALAVIATAYPGRKVVGVRALAIAFGGGGVHCITQQIPAQRIPAARPTG is encoded by the coding sequence ATGACCGAATTCCGAATGCCCGCCGAATGGTCCCCGCACGACGGGTGCCTGATGGCCTGGCCCACCCGCGAGGAGCTGTGGGGCAGCGTGCTCGCCGAGGTGAAGGAGGAGTACGCGGACGTCGCCCGCGCCATCGCCGCCTTCGAGCCCGTGACGATGGTCGCCCCGCCCGGCTTCGGCGAGGACGCCCGTGCCCGGTGCGGCGACGGCGTCACCGTCATCGAGCTGCCGCTCGACGACTCCTGGTTCCGCGACTCCGCCCCGCTGTTCGTCCTCGACGGCGACGGCAACCGCGCCGGAGTGGACTTCCGCTTCAACGCCTGGGGCCGTAAGCACCACCCGTTCGACGCCGACGACCGGGTCAGCGGCCTGCTGCTGGAACACCTCGGGGTCGACCGCATCCCCTCCGGCATGATCCTCGAAGGCGGAGCCATCACCGTCGACGGCGAGGGCACGCTGATCACCACCGAGCAGTGCCTCCTGCACCCCAACCGCAACCCCGGCATGAACCGCGACCAGATCGAGGCCGAGCTCAAGTCCCGCCTCGGCGTCACCAAGGTCATCTGGCTCCCGTACGGCGGCCTGCTCGACACCGAGACCGACGGTCACGTCGACGGCGTCTGCGCCTTCGCCGCCCCCGGCACGGTCGTCGTCTCCCTGCCCTCCGACCCGGACCACCCCGACTACGCCCGGATGCGCGCCAACCGCGCCGTACTGGAAGCCACCACCGACGCCCGCGGCCGTCGCCTGGAGATCGTCGACGTGCCGCAGACCGCCTTCGCCGACGTGGCCGACGGCGAGATCGAGGTGTCCTACCTCAACTACTACGTCGCCAACGGCGGCGTCGTCGTCCCGGTGGCCGGCGTGCCCCAGGACGAGGAAGCCCTCGCCGTGATCGCCACCGCCTACCCGGGCCGCAAGGTCGTCGGCGTACGGGCGCTCGCCATCGCGTTCGGCGGAGGCGGCGTCCACTGCATCACCCAGCAGATCCCCGCGCAGCGGATCCCCGCGGCGCGGCCCACCGGCTGA
- a CDS encoding ABC transporter substrate-binding protein — MTTTPPRTGRRLPGLPGRLGRLRPVAAAAAAALTSVSLLAACSGPPKENAGGVTDVRLSPSTPEAGGEIDSFTWAVYAEPPTLDYTVAFDYPQNTVLSNVCESLMRWTPGLTTEPGLAQKASNPDPTTWVYDLRPGVRFHDGKEMTADDVVFSLGRQSDPDNAAAWAQVFQNVASITKSGPLQVTVKLNKPDSQFPQYMATAAGVVASKAAIEAAGKDYGTTGGLGCTGPFRLGTWNKGQSIELERFDGYWGKKAKSKKAVFRVLTDPSARTNALLSGEADGGYLIPTESYARLKNSGTGTLYFGEGLSTVNVNVTDMQGPLGDIRVRRALSLALDRSGFVKAGLGGAGTVTNSLTTRAAWAAAPERTLKTAFDSLPPTGQDIEKAKALVKEAGATGKTLTVATSSIGQDVSLLATAVQAAGTQIGLDIQLKTIAPNAFTALFTDPQAREGIDMFPLTYYDSITDPLDLLQNFKTGAYMNFAGYSDPEYDKLVDQASAVYPVEQRMDIEAKLQHHASEQLLWIPVAEWPTALFMNKRITGAPTTISYMYYPWAADVGAAQ, encoded by the coding sequence ATGACCACCACCCCGCCCCGCACCGGCAGACGCCTGCCCGGCCTGCCCGGCCGGCTCGGCCGACTCCGCCCCGTGGCCGCGGCCGCGGCCGCCGCCCTGACGTCCGTCTCCCTGCTCGCGGCCTGCTCCGGCCCGCCGAAGGAGAACGCCGGAGGTGTCACCGACGTCCGGCTGTCGCCGTCCACGCCCGAGGCCGGCGGCGAGATCGACTCCTTCACCTGGGCCGTCTACGCCGAACCGCCCACCCTCGACTACACGGTGGCCTTCGACTACCCGCAGAACACCGTCCTGTCCAACGTCTGCGAAAGCCTGATGCGCTGGACCCCGGGCCTCACCACCGAGCCCGGTCTCGCCCAGAAGGCCTCCAACCCGGACCCCACCACCTGGGTCTACGACCTGCGCCCCGGCGTCCGGTTCCACGACGGCAAGGAGATGACCGCCGACGACGTGGTCTTCAGCCTCGGCCGCCAGAGCGACCCGGACAACGCGGCCGCCTGGGCGCAGGTGTTCCAGAACGTCGCCTCGATCACCAAGAGCGGCCCGCTGCAGGTCACCGTCAAGCTGAACAAGCCCGACTCGCAGTTCCCCCAGTACATGGCCACCGCCGCCGGCGTGGTCGCCTCCAAGGCCGCGATCGAGGCGGCCGGCAAGGACTACGGCACCACGGGCGGCCTCGGCTGCACCGGCCCCTTCCGGCTCGGCACGTGGAACAAGGGCCAGTCGATCGAGCTGGAGCGCTTCGACGGCTACTGGGGCAAGAAGGCCAAGTCGAAGAAGGCCGTCTTCCGCGTCCTGACCGACCCCTCCGCCCGGACGAACGCCCTGCTCAGCGGGGAGGCCGACGGCGGCTACCTGATCCCCACCGAGAGCTACGCCCGCCTCAAGAACAGCGGCACCGGCACCCTCTACTTCGGGGAGGGCCTGAGCACGGTCAACGTCAACGTCACCGACATGCAGGGCCCCCTCGGTGACATCCGCGTGCGCCGGGCGCTGTCCCTGGCGCTGGACCGCTCCGGTTTCGTCAAGGCCGGCCTCGGCGGGGCGGGCACCGTGACCAACTCCCTCACCACCCGGGCCGCCTGGGCCGCCGCCCCCGAACGCACCCTGAAGACCGCCTTCGACAGCCTGCCGCCCACCGGCCAGGACATCGAGAAGGCCAAGGCCCTGGTCAAGGAGGCCGGCGCCACCGGCAAGACGCTGACCGTGGCCACCAGCTCCATAGGCCAGGACGTCTCCCTCCTCGCCACCGCCGTCCAGGCGGCCGGCACGCAGATCGGCCTGGACATCCAGCTGAAGACGATCGCCCCGAACGCCTTCACCGCGCTGTTCACCGACCCCCAGGCGCGCGAGGGCATCGACATGTTCCCGCTCACCTACTACGACTCGATCACCGACCCGCTCGACCTGCTGCAGAACTTCAAGACCGGCGCGTACATGAACTTCGCCGGCTACAGCGACCCCGAGTACGACAAGCTCGTCGACCAGGCGAGCGCCGTCTACCCGGTCGAGCAGCGGATGGACATCGAGGCGAAACTGCAGCACCACGCCTCGGAACAGCTGCTGTGGATCCCCGTCGCCGAGTGGCCCACCGCGCTGTTCATGAACAAGCGGATCACCGGCGCCCCCACCACCATCTCGTACATGTACTACCCGTGGGCCGCCGACGTGGGGGCCGCGCAGTGA
- a CDS encoding ABC transporter permease produces MSFVRFALRRAAEMAATLLTASFVVFGAMYLAPGNPASFLLAGRSASPEALASINAQYHLDDPFLMRYLRWLGDILQGDFGRSITYRTDVSRLLADRLPTTLVLIGMSLVVVAAAGLLLGRIAAVRGGAADSAILVTTTFAVGTPSFVAAVLLQGLFAVNLGWFPSSGTGEGGFGDLLWHLTLPSVALALYLIGMLARVTRSAMLEALDSDHVTVARSRGVPERQVIRRHVFRNSLGTVLTTGGLIVSTLLVCTILVETAFSIGGIGQLLELSTTTKDFPTVQAISLIIVALFMTVNLIVDLLLPLVDPRVTLGSRSAAV; encoded by the coding sequence GTGAGTTTCGTCAGATTCGCGCTGCGGAGGGCGGCGGAGATGGCCGCCACCCTCCTGACCGCCTCGTTCGTGGTCTTCGGGGCCATGTACCTGGCACCGGGCAACCCGGCGAGCTTCCTGCTCGCCGGCCGCTCGGCCTCCCCGGAGGCCCTCGCCTCGATCAACGCCCAGTACCACCTGGACGACCCCTTCCTGATGCGGTACCTCCGCTGGCTGGGCGACATCCTGCAGGGCGACTTCGGACGGTCGATCACCTACCGCACCGACGTCTCGCGCCTGCTCGCGGACCGGCTGCCCACCACCCTGGTGCTCATCGGGATGTCGCTCGTCGTGGTCGCCGCCGCGGGCCTCCTCCTCGGCCGGATCGCCGCCGTCCGCGGCGGGGCCGCCGACTCCGCGATCCTCGTCACCACGACGTTCGCCGTCGGCACCCCGTCGTTCGTCGCGGCGGTCCTCCTCCAGGGCCTCTTCGCCGTCAACCTCGGCTGGTTCCCCAGCAGCGGGACCGGTGAAGGCGGCTTCGGCGACCTTCTGTGGCACCTCACGCTCCCCTCCGTCGCCCTCGCGCTCTACCTGATCGGCATGCTCGCCCGCGTCACCCGTTCCGCGATGCTCGAAGCCCTCGACAGCGACCACGTCACCGTCGCCCGCAGCCGGGGCGTCCCCGAACGCCAGGTCATCAGGCGCCACGTGTTCCGCAACTCGCTCGGCACCGTCCTGACCACCGGCGGCCTCATCGTCTCCACGCTGCTCGTGTGCACCATCCTGGTGGAGACGGCCTTCAGCATCGGCGGCATCGGCCAGCTCCTCGAACTGTCCACCACCACCAAGGACTTCCCGACCGTCCAGGCGATCTCCCTGATCATCGTCGCCCTCTTCATGACCGTGAACCTGATCGTGGACCTGCTGCTGCCCCTGGTCGACCCCAGGGTCACCCTCGGATCGAGGAGCGCCGCCGTATGA
- a CDS encoding ABC transporter permease: MTAVLTRRPGLSRIRATGSPLHLVCLVLVAVVVLAALLAPWLVPHDPNAVDLGDALAAPSAAHPLGVDAAGRDTLSRLLLGARTSLLGPLGVVAFSTVAGIAVGTAAAWRGGWIDSVLSRSTELVFAFPGMLLAILIISVYGEGLLAPVIALAVAYLPYVSRLTRSLVLAERARPYVSAYQVQGHSAPQICLRHILPNIAPVVLAQSTINFGYALMDLAGLSFLGLGVPALTPDWGRMVFDGQTAIQHGYPLSAILPCAFVVLTVVAFNVVGERWADRIARRAR; encoded by the coding sequence ATGACCGCCGTCCTGACCCGCAGGCCCGGCCTCTCCCGGATCCGCGCCACCGGCTCCCCGCTCCACCTGGTCTGCCTGGTGCTCGTCGCCGTCGTCGTCCTGGCCGCCCTGCTCGCGCCCTGGCTCGTACCCCACGACCCCAACGCCGTCGACCTCGGTGACGCGCTGGCCGCGCCCTCCGCCGCGCACCCGCTCGGCGTGGACGCGGCCGGCCGCGACACCCTCTCCCGGCTGCTGCTGGGCGCCCGTACCTCGCTGCTCGGGCCGCTGGGCGTCGTCGCCTTCTCCACCGTCGCCGGCATCGCCGTCGGCACGGCCGCGGCCTGGCGGGGCGGCTGGATCGACTCCGTGCTCTCCCGCAGCACCGAGCTCGTCTTCGCCTTCCCCGGCATGCTGCTGGCCATCCTGATCATCTCGGTCTACGGAGAGGGGCTGCTGGCCCCGGTCATCGCCCTCGCCGTGGCCTACCTGCCCTACGTGAGCCGCCTCACCCGTTCGCTGGTCCTGGCCGAACGGGCCCGCCCGTACGTCAGCGCCTACCAGGTCCAGGGCCATTCGGCGCCGCAGATCTGCCTGCGCCACATCCTGCCCAACATCGCCCCCGTCGTCCTCGCCCAGTCCACCATCAACTTCGGCTACGCCCTGATGGACCTGGCCGGACTGTCCTTCCTCGGGCTGGGCGTACCGGCCCTCACCCCCGACTGGGGCCGCATGGTCTTCGACGGGCAGACCGCCATCCAGCACGGCTACCCGCTGTCCGCGATCCTGCCCTGCGCCTTCGTCGTGCTGACCGTGGTCGCCTTCAACGTGGTCGGCGAACGCTGGGCCGACCGTATCGCCAGGAGGGCCCGATGA